Genomic DNA from Deltaproteobacteria bacterium HGW-Deltaproteobacteria-2:
ATTTCTATCATTCTTATCGCCTCCTCCTTGCCTTACACCAGTTTATTAATCAGCCATTTTTGATAATATCTTGTTTAAACCTCAGGAAAGATGGAATTTTACAAATTTTATTCTTACTTATGCTTTTTACTATACCGCAAATTAAGTCTATTTCAAGTAAATTATTATCGGATGTTTTGTTTTATGAAAAGATATACCGGTGAATAGAAAAACTGGATTTGGGAAGGGCAAGGTATCATATATAGCGACTGGTTTTTCTTTATTTTAAATTATTGTCAGACAGTGCAACCCGGCATATGAATAGATATACGCCGGGTTGCTTGCAGGTCTAACGCTTCCAAGAGGGGGGATAAAAATGGACAGCATTAGGTGGTGACATAATCATGTATGCATAGCTTTTATAATGTTGTTTACGGCTTTCTTTATTTTCCTCCAAGGTGTATTATCAATACACCTACAAACATTAAATCATTATTTGCGACGCTGAGCAAAGACAGCAGCACCCAAGGCACCGATTATTTGCGGGTCAACGGGCAGAGGTGTTACTTCCATATTGATGACTTTGGTGAGCGCTTTGATCAAACCATGGCTTTTGGCACATCCGCCGGTTACGGTCACCTGGGGGCGCATACCAATACGTTTAAGCAAAGAAAAGCAACGTTTGGAAACAGCCGTCTGGATGCCGGCGGCGATGTCTTCTGGTGGATTACGGCGGGCCAGAAGACTAATGACTTCGCTTTCAGCGAAGACACTGCACTGGGCCGTGACGGGAATAATCTTTTTAGCCTTTAAGGAGAGGTCTGAAAATTCATCAAGATCCATACGGAAGATGCGGCTCATCGCTTCGAAAAAGCGACCGGTCCCGGCTGCGCACTTGTCGTTCATAGCGAACTCCAGCACAGAGCCGTCGCCGTCGATGGAGATGGTCTTAACATCCTGTCCGCCGATATCAACAATAGTTTTGATGGCCGGTGCGCAGGAAAATGTTCCCATCGCGTGACAACTGATTTCCGAAATATTTTCATTGGCAAAGGCCACTTCGTTGCGGCCATAGCCGGTGCCGACCAAGTAGGTCAGATTTTTGTAGCTGCCGATGTCCGGGACCTGGGCACAGGCCTTTTCCAGTGCCTGTATGGAAGTAACTTCCGGGTCTATCTCGCTGGGCACGATGATGCTGGCAACCATATTGCCGTTTTCATCCAATATTACCGCTTTACCAGTGGTGGAACCTACATCGCATCCACCAAAATATTTTTTCGTCATGTTTATTCTTCTCCCTGTTATTATAATATTATCCTGTTGTATTTATAGATCCAGCATCCAACCCTTACCCTGTATTCGGGCAATGCTTCTGGCTGAAGATAGAAATGAGGATCTGAAAATATTACTCATAAGGGCCTGCTTAACCGGAGTCAGCTTCAGAAAAGCCCCAACGAATGTTCTCATATAGTCCTGGGTTATACTCATGGGATTATCGAATAGTTGATTCTGCAGTGTGCCGCGCTCGAGCGCTGCCAACATAGTCACCTCGAAAAGAGATTCCGGGTGTAAAACCTTACTTTCCCGCGGTATCATTTCCATTGCCTTGAAGGAACATTTGGCAATACATACTCCGCAACCCACGCATATATCGGTATTCAGCTTGCAAGTTTTCTTTTTCATATTTTTGGGATCATTTGCAGATACCAGGCTCAAGGCATTTACAGGACATACTTTGACGCATTTTCCGCACCCAGTGCACTTGCCTGCATCAATCTTGGAAATGAAATTGGAAGTAACGACGCAATTCTGATATCCGTACTTGGTCAATCCGCCTAAAAAGTTGCAGCAACACTTGCAGCAGTGACAGATGGCCACGGGATTCTTTTTAGTATTGACGGCGCAGAAGACGAGACTATATTCCTTTGACCGGGCGAAATTGTCCAGCATCTCGGATTTCGTGACTTTGCGCGCAAAGTTGTTCCTTATGCCATAATCTGCTCCGATTCCTAAAAGACTGCAGCAATCCGTGGGTGCATCGCATCCCCTGGTTCCGTTATGCAGTTTTTCGCTTCTGCAGGAGCAAAGACCGATGGCCCACTTATCAGTGCTTTCAATTAGCGATGAAGCTTTCTCGTAATCGAAGAATTCCGTGTGACTGTCAGCCGTAATTGATTCTTCGACGGGAATAACGCGAAGCGCGGAGACCTTTTCATTGTTTGAAAAATTAGCTGCGTGTACGGAGCCGAAGTATTCGTGAAAGAGATCGGCCATTCTCTTCTTGTTGAGATTGTTGTCGGTCCTCATCATGGTAAATTCGAATATTCCTATAGCTATAGGCCAGGGCATATAGTAGTACCGGCCATGTTTTTCGTTCCATGTGTCCATGACAAGCCCCTTCCTGCACAGACTATCTAATATGTTTTGCAGGCTGGTCTTCTCGATTTTGGTGATTTGTGAGATTCTTTCCAGCGTCGAGAGAGTATAGGGCATCTTTACCACGACATCAGCCTCATCAGTGGTATAAAGCTCTTTCAAAATGCTGTGCCAAGTTTCATTCCAAGGTGCCTTCACATGCAGGTTATCTATCTTTTCCCCAAGCTTACGATAAATATGGCCATCATCGGTAATGTGCATATGCAAGTCTCCTATATTGAACTAAAGAAGCAACAATCCTCGTTATTGATCAATTGGCTTAGCCTTCATAACGTTTTCCATGAAAAAATCAACCTGCCGCATCATGTTTTCGTGAGAGACAATGCGCTCGTCGGAAAGATCGTAATCCAATACAAGCAAAGGAATGCCTTTCTCCCGACATTTTTCGCGCAGTATTCCGTTCATTGCCTGACCACCCTTACAGCCCACGTGATTGGAAACCCAGACCATATCCAGATCGAACTGCTTGACCATGCGGAATATATCTTCCAGATAGTTTTCGGCCGGACCTCGGGTATGGCGAACCATCGGACCCTGCATGATGGTCTTTCCCCAGCCTTTGACCATAGTCTCGGGTGAAGTTGTGTCAATTGGTTCATGATGATTATAGGTCATGCTATCGTTAATAAGAAAAATGCCGTATTTCTTTTCAGCCCATATAAAAATGTCACTGAAATGCAAAAAGGGCGGATTCCAGAGAACTGCCCTGTACCGCTCGTTCTTCTTGGCAGGAATATTGTTTTCCAGATTTTTTCGCGCCATTTTCACGAGCTTTTCGTAGTGCTGAATTGAAGCAGGATCACCGGCGGAAACGTTGAAATGCCACAGGTGACTCAACCACACTGCTATGCCTGCCACAGGGGAAGGCCTTTTCCTACTCATTTCCCATAACTCCATTTCAAGTTCCAGCATGCGATTGCGTCCTTCAAAGAACCGGCGCATACGATTCCAGTCCATGCGTTTAGGGGTGTGTTTTTCCAGAAAGCCGATCATACCCATAACGTCTTTGGCGAAAAGTTGTTCTGCGCGCTCGTTGTAGAAATTATAGGGAGCATCCAGCCGGTAGGTGGGGATATCACCATATGCCCGCTGGATGAAGGCATAAGAAGCCGCTCCTGCATCGCAGGGCAGGTTAGAACTCACCATGGCCACGCCCTTGGGCGTATGACCTTTAAGAACCATACCTACAGTTGCCTTGGGCAAACTGCATGCATCGGGATTCATGCCAGAGTTTTCCGCCTCATCAATGTATTTTAAAGTGCCGTCCGATACCAGAATGGGCAGGATAATGCCCCAGAGTTCAAGCATGTAACAGTTCAAGCCCATTCCACGTGCGATATCATAAGGGACAAGGTCCTCAAAAATAACTAGATTCTCAGCATCCCACAGCATATTCCGCAGTTCATTAATAACACCTAATGTTACAGAGTGAACCGTTATGCAAATTGCATCATGATAAATACCTGTATTATCTCGCGCCGCACGATTGGCCAATCCGTTAACACGAATCAGTATCAGTATCCACGGATGTTTGATCAGCTTACGAATAAATGTAATAGGACCGAGCTTGAAAATGGAATACAATATCCATTGAATAATTGCCGCCCAGTTCATGATCCAGTATTTCGTAAAAACAAGAGCCTCCCTGGGATGCGGCGCACTGAAATAATATCCGATAAGAGATCTTTTAAAAAAACCTTTCGACAATTCCGGCAGACGCATGATTGTATTTCTGGTATTATCAAAAACAGTATTGAGCTTCACGTAAGCCTCCTTATGAATTCATTATTTGCCCATGCTTTCAATAAACGCCTGTACGAAGCTGACCTTCACCGCCAAGACGATATTCCCGCTCCACCTTGAGTACCGGTTTGCCCTTTTCACGCAATGCGGTTACCAACGGCATGGCATCTTTACCACCACATCCACCTAATCAGGAGTATAAAGCTCCTTGGTAATGTGCATATGCAAGTCTCCTATATGGAACTAAAGAAGTAATAATCTTCTTTATTGATCAATGCGTTTAGCCTTCATGACATTTTCCATAAAGAAATCCACCTGCCGCATCATGTTTTCATGAGATACAATCCGCGGGTCAAAGAGGTCGTAATCCAGGATGAGCAGGGGGATACCTTTGGCGCGGCACTGTTCGCGCAGAACGCCGTTCATGGCCTGACCGCCCTTGCACCCAACATGGTTGGCGATCCAGATCATATCGAGATCGAATTGCTTGTACATACGAAAGATATCGTCCAAGTAGTTTTCAGCCGGTCCGCGGGTATGGCGCACCATGGGTCCCTGCATGATGGTCCTGCCCCAGTCCCTGATCATTGTTTCAGGGCTAGTTATGTTGATGGGTTCATGATGATTATAGGTCATGCTGTCGTTGAGAACGACTACACCATACTTCTGCTCGGCCCAATTTAACATGTCAACAAAATGGAGGAAGGGGGGGTTCCAGATTACTGTACGGTATTTCTCGTTCTTCGTGGCAGGAGTATTATTCTCAAGATTCTTACGTGCCATTTTAACGAGCTTTTCGTAATGTCGAATCGACGTCGGATTCCCGGCTGAGACATTGAAATGCCATATATGACTCAGCCACACTGCCGCGCCCGCCAGAGGGGCCGGCTTGATCCTGGTCATTTCCCACAGCTCCATCTCGAGTTCCAGCATGCGGTTGCGTCCCTGGCATATCTCACGCATACGATCCCAGTCCATGCGCCCGGGGGTGTGTTCTTCCAGAAATGCGATCATGCCCTTAACGTCCTTGGCAAAGAGCTTCTCGGCCCGCTCATTGTAAAAATTATACGGCACATCCAGTCGGTAAGTGGGGATATCATTATCTACACGCCGGATAAAGGCATAGGAGGCCGCGCCGGCATCACAGGGCATATTGGAACTCACCATGGCCACACCCTTGGGCGTGTGACCCTTGATGACCATGCCCACGGTGGCCTTGGGCAGACTGCAGGCATCGGGATTCATACCCGAGTTTTCGGCCTCGTCTATATATTTTAAAGTTCCTTCGGATGTTAAGATAGGCAGGACAATGCCCCAAAGTTCAAGCATGTAACAATTCAATCCCATTCCGCGCGCAATATCGTAAGGAACAAGATCCTCGAAAATAACCAGATTTTCAGCATCAAACAGCATGTTTCGCAGTTCTTCAATGACGCCTAAGGCCACGGTGTGGACCGTTATGCAAAGCGCATCATGATAAACGCCGGTCTGGCCACGCGCTAAACGATTGGCAAGTCCGTTGACACGAAGCAAGGTCAGTATCCAAGGATGCTTGACCAGAGCGCGTATTAATCCAATGGGCCCGAGCTTAAAAATGGATTGCCCTATCCAGTACAGAATTGCCCCCCAGTTCATGATCCAGTATTTTGTAAAAACCATAGCATCCCGGGGATGCGGCGCAGAGAAATAATATCCGATGAGAGATCTCTTTAGGAACCCTTTCGTTGCATCCGGCAGACGCATGATGGTATTTTTGGTATTGTCCAAGACAGTATTGAGTTTCACGTAAGCTTCCTTATGACACCGTTATTTACCCATGCTTTCGATGAAGGCCTGTACGCGTGTGCGCAGCTGACCTTCGCCGCTAAGGTGGTATTCCCGCTCCAGTTTGAGTACCGGTATTCCCTTATCACGCAACGCAGTTACGAGAGTCATGGAATCCACGCCCCAGAGATCACAGAATTTGATAATTTCGAGCACCACGCCATCTGCGTTGTATTCTTTCACGGTGTCGACAATTATATTCAGCCGGCGATCGAAATCTTCCATCATACGCGGACAGAGCGTCTTTTTAAAGGTGTATTCAGCCATTATTTTGTAGGGGCTATCATTATTGAGTTCTATGGTTTTGAATCCGGGAATTGTTCCGGTACAGAAACGGTCTGCTACAACCAGACATCCCTGCGATTCGATTATCTTTATAAATTCCGGGTTATGTAAATGACCGCCTACAACCACCAGGCGTGCCCGGGAATTCTTTATACCCTCACGTTGTTCAAGCTCTTTCTTGAAATCGAGGATATAAGGAAGGATCAAATCCTTGGGCGATGTCAGAGAAGCCATGACGATCTGGTGAAATTCGGTGCCGCTGATGGGTGGATTAGGTTTCTTGCGCAATTCACCGATAGATTGAATTGTACTGGCAAAATCGTTCCACTGGCGCATGGCCTTTCTGAGCGATTCATCGCTCATGTCCACGCCGA
This window encodes:
- a CDS encoding activase, giving the protein MTKKYFGGCDVGSTTGKAVILDENGNMVASIIVPSEIDPEVTSIQALEKACAQVPDIGSYKNLTYLVGTGYGRNEVAFANENISEISCHAMGTFSCAPAIKTIVDIGGQDVKTISIDGDGSVLEFAMNDKCAAGTGRFFEAMSRIFRMDLDEFSDLSLKAKKIIPVTAQCSVFAESEVISLLARRNPPEDIAAGIQTAVSKRCFSLLKRIGMRPQVTVTGGCAKSHGLIKALTKVINMEVTPLPVDPQIIGALGAAVFAQRRK
- a CDS encoding 4Fe-4S ferredoxin codes for the protein MHITDDGHIYRKLGEKIDNLHVKAPWNETWHSILKELYTTDEADVVVKMPYTLSTLERISQITKIEKTSLQNILDSLCRKGLVMDTWNEKHGRYYYMPWPIAIGIFEFTMMRTDNNLNKKRMADLFHEYFGSVHAANFSNNEKVSALRVIPVEESITADSHTEFFDYEKASSLIESTDKWAIGLCSCRSEKLHNGTRGCDAPTDCCSLLGIGADYGIRNNFARKVTKSEMLDNFARSKEYSLVFCAVNTKKNPVAICHCCKCCCNFLGGLTKYGYQNCVVTSNFISKIDAGKCTGCGKCVKVCPVNALSLVSANDPKNMKKKTCKLNTDICVGCGVCIAKCSFKAMEMIPRESKVLHPESLFEVTMLAALERGTLQNQLFDNPMSITQDYMRTFVGAFLKLTPVKQALMSNIFRSSFLSSARSIARIQGKGWMLDL
- a CDS encoding 2-hydroxyacyl-CoA dehydratase, producing the protein MKLNTVFDNTRNTIMRLPELSKGFFKRSLIGYYFSAPHPREALVFTKYWIMNWAAIIQWILYSIFKLGPITFIRKLIKHPWILILIRVNGLANRAARDNTGIYHDAICITVHSVTLGVINELRNMLWDAENLVIFEDLVPYDIARGMGLNCYMLELWGIILPILVSDGTLKYIDEAENSGMNPDACSLPKATVGMVLKGHTPKGVAMVSSNLPCDAGAASYAFIQRAYGDIPTYRLDAPYNFYNERAEQLFAKDVMGMIGFLEKHTPKRMDWNRMRRFFEGRNRMLELEMELWEMSRKRPSPVAGIAVWLSHLWHFNVSAGDPASIQHYEKLVKMARKNLENNIPAKKNERYRAVLWNPPFLHFSDIFIWAEKKYGIFLINDSMTYNHHEPIDTTSPETMVKGWGKTIMQGPMVRHTRGPAENYLEDIFRMVKQFDLDMVWVSNHVGCKGGQAMNGILREKCREKGIPLLVLDYDLSDERIVSHENMMRQVDFFMENVMKAKPIDQ
- a CDS encoding 2-hydroxyacyl-CoA dehydratase; this encodes MKLNTVLDNTKNTIMRLPDATKGFLKRSLIGYYFSAPHPRDAMVFTKYWIMNWGAILYWIGQSIFKLGPIGLIRALVKHPWILTLLRVNGLANRLARGQTGVYHDALCITVHTVALGVIEELRNMLFDAENLVIFEDLVPYDIARGMGLNCYMLELWGIVLPILTSEGTLKYIDEAENSGMNPDACSLPKATVGMVIKGHTPKGVAMVSSNMPCDAGAASYAFIRRVDNDIPTYRLDVPYNFYNERAEKLFAKDVKGMIAFLEEHTPGRMDWDRMREICQGRNRMLELEMELWEMTRIKPAPLAGAAVWLSHIWHFNVSAGNPTSIRHYEKLVKMARKNLENNTPATKNEKYRTVIWNPPFLHFVDMLNWAEQKYGVVVLNDSMTYNHHEPINITSPETMIRDWGRTIMQGPMVRHTRGPAENYLDDIFRMYKQFDLDMIWIANHVGCKGGQAMNGVLREQCRAKGIPLLILDYDLFDPRIVSHENMMRQVDFFMENVMKAKRIDQ